Below is a window of Spirochaetaceae bacterium DNA.
CAGCGCACCATCGCTGGCGAGCAGTTCGGCGTGGTGATCCACGATCATCAGCACGTTCTGGTCGAGATCGCCGCCAGCGTCGGACCCACCATCCAGACTCGCCTCGAGCGCAAGCGCCGGCTCTATGAGGAGTCCACCGGCGTGCGCCCCGCGCGTGTCATACTTGCCACGGCCTCGATCCACAGCGACCGCGCTCACCATTTGAAGCAGGCCGGAATCGAGGTCATTGAGCCGGAGGAACTCGACGACTCACCGGAGTGACGCGCGTGTGTGAACCGGCAGGGGAGTGATCCCCGGTCGCGCGTTCCAAGTGCGAAACGCTCGATTGACGCCCACGCCGTTGGAACGTATGGTCAACATGTGCCGGCTCCTTGCATTTGTCCCAAGACTGCTGTCAACCGATGTGCGCGTATCCGCGGACTGGTGCGCGGCGGGTGGATCGTTGCCCTGTGTGCGCTGCTGGCTCCGGTGGCGGGCGGTTGTGCGGGCGGCGCGGAGGAGCGCGCGCCGCGGGTTCCCGCCGGCCCGACGGCGATCTCCGCCTGCGGTGCGCGGGAAGGCGAGCTGCCGGCCGGAGCCACCCTCGTGCGCGGCGCCGGGCGCTACCACCTGACCCTGGTAACCGTCCGCGACGGCGCCGAACGCTCCGCGATGGGCACCCTGGAACTGGCCGACAACGAGCCCTCCCTGCGCCGGCTGCCGGAGATCGGCGGTGCACCCGCGGACGACACGGTGCTGCTGCCGCTGTACGGCTGGGCCGCCATCGATCTGGCGGCGGTGGACGCCCTGGAGATCGGCGACATCGGTTCGCGCGACCCGCTGCAGCCGGGCGTGCTGGTGCTGGAGCAGCGGCCCGCCGCCAACGCACCGGTCGCCATCACCCTGCGCTTCGGTTCGCTGGCCAACCGCCGCCACGGGCCGCAAGCGGTCGACGGCGGCTACATGGCGCTGCACGTCGCCCACGTTGCCGAGTGGGGAAGCTTCGCCGGCACCTGGTCGAGCGGCGTCCACGCCCGCCGCGCCTCCGGCCACTTCTGCGCCACCCGCCTCCCGTAACCGGTAGGCGGCGCGGCTGCTACGGTGCGGCCGGAAAGTTGGGTTGCAGGTCGAGCGCGGCCTCGTTCTCCCGGTACACGCGGCCGGTGCCGTACGCGCGGCCGTCTCGGGACATGCTCATGCGGAACACCTCGTTGCCGGCGGTGTCCACTTCGCTCACCGCGATCCTTGGTCCGTTGCTGCCCCACGTAACGAGCCAGTTTCCGCTCGGCAGGGCGGTTACCCCGCCGCCGGAGACCGCGACACCGTCCTCCTCCGGCAGCCGATACTCGCGCACGAAGCGCGCCCCGGCGCCGGAAGAGATGTCGTACTCCACGATGCGGGTAACCGGCGGCAGGTCCTTGCGCGGCCCGAGGCAGTGGTTGCCGTTGTCGAACATCAGCAGCGACCCCGCCGGCGTCGCGGTGACGTGGTGCTGGCCGCAGAACTCGCCGAGCGGATCGTTCTCCACCGGCAGGTAGCGGGTGGCGCCGGTCGACGGCGCCGGGCGGTCGGCACGCATCGGCTCGGAGCCGCCGATCTGCCACACCACGGCACCGGTGGCGCGCTCGATGCGCAGCACCTGCGCACAGCCGCGCAGCCCGGCCACGATGTCGCCGTCCAGCTCGTGCAGCGAGTTGAGGTGCGCGTAGTCGTTCGGGAAGCGATGGATCGTGCAGTCGGCAATCTTGACGTGGTCCCACGAGTTCCAGCGCCACACCTCGCCCGCGTCCGGCGCGACCTCCTGGATCACCGAGTCGTCGGCGGGCTCCGCGGTCGAGCACGGCCGGGTGGTGTCGTCCTCGTTGCGGCAGGTGAAGCCGCTCAGGTCACGCTCCGCGGGGTAGTAGGACATCTGCAGGTAATTGCCGTTGTCGGTGATCAGGAAGTCGTGGCCGCCGGTGTGTTCGGGCAGCAGCGGGGCGACCAGCGTGACGGTGTCGATCCGGTTGAGCGCGGCGTCCAGGATGACGGTGCGTTCCAACCCGTCGGCGCCGCGTTCGGAGAACGAGAAGCGGCCGTCGGGGTGGCGCCGGAAGTTGCGCGCACTCACGTTGGGCCGCATCACCCGGCGCGGCACGCCGTTGTTGTCCATGATGGCCAGAAACGAGATGTCGGTTCTGCGTACACCGGGGGTCATCAGCAGCAGGCCGCCGGTCACGGCTTCGGTGCGCGTCTCGATGGTGACGTCCGGGAAATCCGGCGGAATGCAGTGCAGGTAGTAGGTGGACGTGGCCCGGCTGCCGCGGATCTCGATTGCCAGATCGTGACCGCTGTCGGCCGTGACCGTCTCCGCGATGGCCCCGATCTCCGTCCGACCACTGTGCAGCATCGTCAGGCGGGCACCGTCGTCCACGGCCCGCGCGCTGACCTGGAGCCGCGTTGCGTCCGCGCACCGCACCGCGTAGTGGTGCACGTCGGGATCGAAAGCCGGATACCAGCCTGCTGCGCCCGCCACCTGGAGCGACTCGAGCGCTCCGCGTCCTGCGTCCGCGTCCGCACGGTCCGTGCCCGGCACCCGGCATCCGATAGCGAGCAGCGAAACCAGGGCAATGGCCAGGGCAATGGCCAGGGCGATGCCGAGTGCGGCGAGAATCCGGAACACGTCCCCTCCTACGAGTACATGGGCCCTTCGCCCTCGTTCAACTCGACGGTCAACACGTAATCACCGGTCGAGCCGTTCTCGCCAGTCACGCGAATGTAGTAGCGGCGGTACTCGTCACCGCCGTCGGGGCCGGGAAGATTCCCCTCCCACACGAAGTTGCCCGACGGTTCCATGCTGTTGAACGCCTCGTTGCGGGCGTCGTTGTGCGCGGTGTCCGCGTCGTAGGAGAACACACAGGGCCCGTCGGGCTCGGTTCCCTCGCACTCCTTGGTTATCGCCATCCGGTCGGCGGTCAGCAGTTGGCCGGCCGTATCAGTCGTGCCGCCGGTCATCACGACGACCGAGGCGAAGTCCCGCTTGATTCGGAGTTCGTAGTAGTCGGCATCTCCCGCGTTCTCGATGCTTCCGTCTGCCTGGAAGTCGGGGCCGGTAGCGGCATCCTCCCGGATCTCCAGCAGGGTGGCGCTGAAGGGTTTCGACGGGGCGGCAGCACCGCAGCCGCCTAGCAGCAGCGGCATCCCAAGTGCCACTGTCACTGCCACTGCCGCGACCAGGCCGACCCGGATCCTGGCTGCGGCTCTGTCGATCAATGTCACTCGTGCCATGCGAACTCCCCAACCGAGTTATAGGTGCTACGGCACTCGGTGGTCAACGGGCCACCGACCGTGGCGTGATTGAACGTGGGCGAAATCGACGATAGATTTACCGTACTTCCATTTTCATGCTGTCCACCGTTACGAATAGGAGACGCGAGTCCCGCCGCCGCCTGGTCTGTTTGCCGTTCAGCGTGGGAACGCGCCGGGCTACCTGCCGGAGCGCCGTCCGTTGCGGCCCGCACGCCCCTTGATGCCTTCGAATGCTTGGGCGGCGGCCGCGCTGATGGCCCTGCTGGCGGTGGCCGGATGCTCGGCGCCGCACGTCGACGCCGCCAAGCGGCAGGCGGAGCACGCCGCGCCGCAGGATGAGCCTGGGCAGCAACCCGATACCCCCTCCGGCGGCGATCAGCCGGACGCGCCTCCGGCGCTGGCGATAGGGGACGCGAGCGCACCCGAGTCCGCCGGCGTGCTGCGCTTCCCGGTGAGCCTGAGCGGCAAGCTCGGCACGGCGGTCACGGTGGAGTACGAGACCGCGGACGGCACGGCGCTGGCCGGACAGGACTACACGGCGGCGAGCGGCACCGTGACGCTCGGTGACGGCGCCAGCTCGGCCTCTGTCGAGGTGGCGATTCTCCCTGACGATATCGAAGAGGAACCCGAGACGTTCTCGGTCACGCTGAGCAACCCCACCGGCGCCACGCTGTCGAACGCCACCGCCATCGGCACGATCACCGACGGCGACGAGTCGCCCGCCACCGGTCCCACCACTGGTCCCACGGGCCCGGGCAGTCCCGGCGGTCCGGGTAGTCCCGGTGGCCCAGGTAGTCCCGGTGGCCCGAGTAGTCCCGGTGGCCCGAGTAGTCCCGGCGGCCCCGGCGATCTCTGCGATACCGGCAGTCGCGACGACACCGGCGACTCCGTCCCGCTCGCTCTGTCCTGCCTGGCGGTCACCGGCGGCGGCACCATGTACCCGGCGTTCGCCGCCGGCACCCTGCACTACGCGCTGACCTGCCGTGGCTCGACCACGCTCCGTGTCGCGGCCGAGACCGGGCGGGCGGGCGCGCGGCTCACGTTGCGGCGCAAGGACAGCACCCGTAACACGGTCTCGACCACCGGCGTCCTGAACGCGAGCGTCACGGTCGGCGGCGACCACGACGTGGCGATCGAGGTCAGCGACGGCGGCGACAGCAGGACCTACGTCGTGCACTGCCTGCCGGCCGCCTTCCCCACCATCGAGATTCTCACCAGGAGCAGCCAGGTCAAGGATGGGCTGTTGCTCCTTACCCCGGCCTACGGCGGCTACAGCACGCGCACCACGTTCATGGCGGTAGTCGACAACAACGGGGTGCCGAGATTCCATCGCCTGCTTACCGACGACAGCTTCTGGGCCATGGACTTCAGGCACCACGGCAGCGGCGTGTTCTCGGTGGCGCGCCGGGATGCGTACAACCTCAACGACTCGCCGTTCGGCAACTGGGAGATTGATCTGCTCAACAAGCAGCTTGATGTCACCGCTACCGTTACCACGGTGTCGCCCCTGTCGCAGACCGACGGCCACGAGTTCCTGATCGCGGCGGACGGGGACTACGTGATGCTGTCCTACTACGACGACGAACCGCGCGACTTCTCGGACCACGGAGGAAGCGAGACCGAGGGGGTCGCCGATTCGGTCATCCAGCGCCGCGGCGCCGGCGCAAGCGGCACCTCGTCGTTCACGTGGAATACCTGGGATCACCGCGACGTGCTGCAGTGGGGCAACGATTGCAAGGTCGGGTTGTTCCTGCGCGGCACGCTGACGTGGCCGCCGGGATACGCGCACATCAACGGGGTGCAGGTCCTGGCGGACGGGGACTACGTGGCGTCGTCCCGCGGCTGCGCGCAGGTGCTGCGGATCGACGGCACCACCGGCGTAGTGGAGTGGAAGCTCGGCGGCACGGCGCCACCGGCGAGTTCGACCACCGAGCACCTGGAACTGGTCGAGCACTCGGACACTACGGTCGTCGAGGAATTCTGCGGCCAACACCACGTCACGCTGACCTCCTCGGACACGGTGGTGATGTACGACAACGGCGTCCAGTGCCTGGGCGCGCGCAAGGACACCACCCCGTTCTCGCGCGCGGTGGAATACGACATTTCGTCCGGCACCCAGGCGGAGTATGAGCGCGAGTACCGGTTGCCCGCCGCGCAGGGCTACTTCCCCTACCGCGGCGGGGTCCACGTACTGGACGGCTTCGGCGGCAGCGTGCACTGGCTGATAAGCTGGGGCGGCAGCGCCGAGGGCCGTACGGTCGCGCTGAACAGGACCATCGCGGTGAGCGAAGTCGACCCGGCCACCGGCACCGCCCACCTGGAAGTGAACCTGCGCAGGGCCAGCGAGGATGCCTGGACCTACCGCGCGTACCGCATCGCCGACAGCGACGTCGACATTCCCCTGAACCTGCCGTAACGCAAGCGCCCCCGCGTCGCCGCCGCGGGAGCAGTACGAGGCGCGCGCGTCGAATCGCCATCGCCAACTCCCCGGCGGCGGTCCTGACGGCGGTCGACAACGGGACGCGGCGTCTCGCACCGTCAGTGCACATGGATGCCGTGGTGGGACGGCGGCGCCGCTGCGATGGGCGGCCCGGGGGAGGTCGTGACGGCGAGGGTGATGAGAGCACGGGGCGGTTCAGCCTGAACTGCGAACCGTCCGCGGCGAATCCGGCGCTGTCGACCGGCCGGCGCCGGCCGGCACCATCCGCGGCGCCGCATCGAGCGGCACCCGTGGCGTGCCCCGCTGTCTACGCGTCTTCCGTGTCGCCCAACCGCGCGCCTCCACGTTCGGGGTTGGCGGCGCCGGAGCCGACAATGGTGAGGGGAGGCTTGCATGGTGAGCGTGTTGTCGTCGCCCGCGTATCGGAACCGGGTGTGGTTTGCAATGGCGGTGGTGGCCGCCGCCGGGCTTGGGCTGGCCGCCTGTGGAACAGCCGCCAACGTCCCTGAGGAACATCTGACCCGGGAGGCCGCCGCGGACTTGGCCGCTTCACGACTCGTGGACGAGCAACTCGTTTCCTCGATACGCGTGCTCGGCGAACCGCGCGCACTGACCCTGGTCGCGGCGAGCGAAGCATCTCCCGGTGCGGACGCGCCGGATCTGGCCGGCTGCCTGCCGGCGTTGGAAG
It encodes the following:
- a CDS encoding aryl-sulfate sulfotransferase, giving the protein MFRILAALGIALAIALAIALVSLLAIGCRVPGTDRADADAGRGALESLQVAGAAGWYPAFDPDVHHYAVRCADATRLQVSARAVDDGARLTMLHSGRTEIGAIAETVTADSGHDLAIEIRGSRATSTYYLHCIPPDFPDVTIETRTEAVTGGLLLMTPGVRRTDISFLAIMDNNGVPRRVMRPNVSARNFRRHPDGRFSFSERGADGLERTVILDAALNRIDTVTLVAPLLPEHTGGHDFLITDNGNYLQMSYYPAERDLSGFTCRNEDDTTRPCSTAEPADDSVIQEVAPDAGEVWRWNSWDHVKIADCTIHRFPNDYAHLNSLHELDGDIVAGLRGCAQVLRIERATGAVVWQIGGSEPMRADRPAPSTGATRYLPVENDPLGEFCGQHHVTATPAGSLLMFDNGNHCLGPRKDLPPVTRIVEYDISSGAGARFVREYRLPEEDGVAVSGGGVTALPSGNWLVTWGSNGPRIAVSEVDTAGNEVFRMSMSRDGRAYGTGRVYRENEAALDLQPNFPAAP
- a CDS encoding aryl-sulfate sulfotransferase, with the protein product MPSNAWAAAALMALLAVAGCSAPHVDAAKRQAEHAAPQDEPGQQPDTPSGGDQPDAPPALAIGDASAPESAGVLRFPVSLSGKLGTAVTVEYETADGTALAGQDYTAASGTVTLGDGASSASVEVAILPDDIEEEPETFSVTLSNPTGATLSNATAIGTITDGDESPATGPTTGPTGPGSPGGPGSPGGPGSPGGPSSPGGPSSPGGPGDLCDTGSRDDTGDSVPLALSCLAVTGGGTMYPAFAAGTLHYALTCRGSTTLRVAAETGRAGARLTLRRKDSTRNTVSTTGVLNASVTVGGDHDVAIEVSDGGDSRTYVVHCLPAAFPTIEILTRSSQVKDGLLLLTPAYGGYSTRTTFMAVVDNNGVPRFHRLLTDDSFWAMDFRHHGSGVFSVARRDAYNLNDSPFGNWEIDLLNKQLDVTATVTTVSPLSQTDGHEFLIAADGDYVMLSYYDDEPRDFSDHGGSETEGVADSVIQRRGAGASGTSSFTWNTWDHRDVLQWGNDCKVGLFLRGTLTWPPGYAHINGVQVLADGDYVASSRGCAQVLRIDGTTGVVEWKLGGTAPPASSTTEHLELVEHSDTTVVEEFCGQHHVTLTSSDTVVMYDNGVQCLGARKDTTPFSRAVEYDISSGTQAEYEREYRLPAAQGYFPYRGGVHVLDGFGGSVHWLISWGGSAEGRTVALNRTIAVSEVDPATGTAHLEVNLRRASEDAWTYRAYRIADSDVDIPLNLP